A region from the Coleofasciculaceae cyanobacterium genome encodes:
- a CDS encoding DUF3780 domain-containing protein — protein MTSKKKSVLGFGFSNEQTEHCFLVTLPASKAKDAKVLISEHFHYQPGSDEPAEMSFKDEDRQLKVMLKRFAWSQIEEEVKAEFNRRLRAMGVKTGRWLTKGQVPVDRTLGKELTLLAWAIEDADPALIPTAIRNWLGLAPEERWWLYTMTNAATGHATNDRDRGWRKAVRFALTENPVMESVLRNRTSEFELTLSGR, from the coding sequence ATGACATCTAAGAAAAAATCAGTTCTTGGTTTTGGGTTTAGTAACGAACAGACCGAGCATTGTTTTTTAGTAACACTCCCAGCTTCAAAAGCTAAGGACGCGAAAGTCTTAATCTCGGAACATTTTCATTATCAACCTGGAAGTGATGAGCCTGCTGAAATGTCTTTTAAAGATGAAGACAGGCAACTAAAAGTCATGCTTAAACGCTTTGCATGGTCACAAATTGAAGAAGAGGTAAAAGCTGAATTTAATCGCCGTCTGCGAGCAATGGGAGTCAAAACTGGTCGCTGGCTTACTAAAGGACAAGTTCCTGTAGACCGCACCTTGGGTAAAGAGCTGACGCTTCTTGCGTGGGCAATTGAAGATGCAGACCCTGCCCTGATTCCCACTGCTATCCGTAACTGGTTGGGGCTTGCTCCCGAAGAAAGGTGGTGGCTGTACACGATGACCAATGCTGCTACAGGTCACGCAACTAACGATCGCGATCGGGGATGGCGAAAAGCTGTCAGATTTGCTCTTACAGAGAATCCAGTAATGGAAAGTGTTTTGCGGAATCGAACTAGCGAATTTGAATTGACATTATCGGGTAGATAA
- a CDS encoding anti-phage-associated DUF1156 domain-containing protein, whose protein sequence is MQKAFIEEQFPVSLISKESYKERKANLGQTLTGLGKWWGRKPLILVRAVIIGLLMPASNEPKKDREIFLKILTMDADGLWQRCKGVTAKSVYEWSSDAEKEKYFNVSGKSVRWNNQNQKEERDRLTRKYFDSLSYDEKLNYCDRPEQVGEPSKEAWTEINAHLKTSANSISDVVKELGEKRFGHVPKVGDAFCGGGSIPFEAARIGCEAYGSDLNPVAALLTWASLNIVGGSEETQNKIKEAQEKAFIEVDKQIAEWGIEHNDKGWRADAYLYCVEAKSPATGYLVPLAPSWVIAEKNKTVAVLIPDHDNKRYKFEIVENADKETYAKAKEGTVKKGRLICPETGDDFAISEIRGDRRVDGKTIYGLRLWENDDLVPRPNDIFQERLYCVRWVETYTDEQDQEKNRKHFSSVTEADLERERKVLSLLEQRFEGWQEKGFIPSKTIEHGDETTRLFRERGWTHWHHLFNPRQLLWHGALLEAIERVIKRESSHYKTTLLANLLCVGSCCNWNSKLCTWNVSQKVSAFGKSEQTFANQALNTQYNYPIRTGELMRSSFVKEFVTATVSNDKFIASTYDARSSFNFTNDLWITDPPYADAVNYHELSGFFLAWYKRFLSSVFPECYPDSRKALAVSGSGEDFKKSMVEIYSNLSQHMPDNGMQVVMFTHQDPSVWADLGMILWAAGLQVSAAWTIATETSSGLKKGNYVQGTVLLVLRKRLNDDVAFLDEIYPLIEDEVREQLDKMLAIDDKDAPNFGDTDYQLAAYAAALRVLTQYGEIEGMDIKHELFRDRQKSEKSEFEKVIDRAVEIACNHLVPEDFSEFYWKSLTADERLYLKGVELEKHGEFRNGAYQELAKGFGVRDYNFLYAKTKSNEARFKTASEFKRSHLKSEGFDQSLVRHLLFAVFETASKETVQEGLSYLKVEVPDYWNTRKRSLEILRYLSRLEHIPHLPHWQKDAEAARVLAGAVENDHG, encoded by the coding sequence GTGCAGAAAGCATTTATTGAAGAGCAGTTTCCAGTTTCTTTGATTTCTAAGGAAAGTTATAAGGAGCGAAAAGCTAACCTTGGTCAGACACTGACAGGACTTGGCAAGTGGTGGGGGAGAAAACCACTGATTCTCGTGCGTGCAGTAATTATCGGATTATTGATGCCCGCTTCTAACGAGCCGAAAAAGGATCGAGAAATTTTCCTAAAAATTCTGACAATGGATGCTGATGGTTTGTGGCAACGCTGCAAAGGTGTAACCGCAAAAAGTGTCTATGAATGGTCATCAGATGCAGAGAAAGAAAAATACTTTAACGTTAGTGGCAAAAGTGTTAGGTGGAACAATCAGAATCAGAAGGAAGAACGAGATCGCCTGACCCGAAAATACTTTGATAGTCTCAGTTATGATGAAAAGCTAAATTATTGCGATCGCCCCGAACAAGTTGGAGAACCAAGCAAAGAAGCATGGACTGAAATTAACGCTCATCTAAAAACATCAGCTAACTCAATTAGCGATGTAGTCAAAGAGTTAGGAGAAAAACGTTTTGGTCACGTTCCAAAAGTAGGAGATGCCTTTTGTGGAGGTGGCTCAATTCCTTTTGAAGCTGCACGTATTGGCTGTGAGGCTTATGGATCTGACCTAAATCCCGTAGCAGCCCTTTTGACATGGGCAAGTCTTAATATTGTTGGTGGTAGTGAAGAAACACAAAACAAAATAAAAGAAGCCCAAGAAAAAGCTTTTATTGAAGTAGACAAACAAATTGCTGAATGGGGTATAGAGCATAACGATAAAGGTTGGCGGGCAGATGCTTACCTTTATTGTGTAGAAGCAAAAAGTCCTGCAACTGGATATTTAGTTCCCCTCGCTCCAAGTTGGGTGATTGCCGAAAAGAATAAAACTGTCGCTGTCTTAATTCCCGACCATGATAACAAGCGTTACAAGTTTGAAATTGTTGAGAATGCCGATAAAGAAACATACGCTAAAGCAAAAGAAGGAACAGTTAAAAAAGGTCGTTTAATCTGTCCAGAAACAGGTGATGATTTTGCGATTTCTGAGATTAGAGGAGATAGACGGGTTGACGGGAAAACTATCTACGGATTAAGGCTCTGGGAAAATGATGACCTTGTTCCCCGCCCTAATGATATTTTCCAAGAAAGGCTTTATTGTGTCCGTTGGGTTGAAACTTATACCGATGAACAGGATCAAGAGAAAAACAGAAAGCATTTTTCTTCGGTAACAGAAGCTGACTTAGAGCGCGAAAGAAAGGTATTATCATTGCTCGAACAGCGATTTGAAGGGTGGCAAGAAAAAGGTTTTATTCCTAGCAAGACAATTGAACACGGTGATGAAACTACCCGATTATTTCGCGAACGTGGATGGACGCATTGGCATCATCTGTTTAATCCAAGGCAACTTTTATGGCATGGAGCTTTATTAGAGGCAATTGAAAGAGTAATAAAAAGAGAATCTAGTCATTACAAAACTACTTTGTTGGCAAACTTACTTTGTGTGGGATCATGTTGTAACTGGAATTCCAAGCTATGTACTTGGAACGTTAGTCAAAAAGTTAGTGCGTTTGGAAAATCCGAGCAAACTTTTGCAAACCAAGCATTAAACACTCAGTATAATTATCCAATCCGAACTGGAGAACTAATGCGGAGTTCTTTTGTAAAAGAATTTGTCACGGCAACTGTTAGTAACGATAAATTTATTGCCTCAACTTATGATGCCCGTTCATCATTTAATTTTACGAATGATTTATGGATAACAGATCCTCCTTATGCAGATGCCGTTAACTATCATGAACTTAGCGGATTTTTCTTGGCTTGGTACAAAAGATTTCTCTCTTCAGTTTTTCCAGAATGTTATCCAGATTCTAGAAAAGCATTAGCTGTTTCAGGCTCAGGTGAAGACTTTAAAAAATCGATGGTAGAGATTTACTCTAATCTTTCCCAACATATGCCAGACAATGGTATGCAGGTTGTCATGTTCACTCATCAAGATCCTTCGGTTTGGGCAGATCTAGGAATGATTCTCTGGGCTGCTGGGCTTCAAGTAAGCGCAGCGTGGACAATAGCAACCGAGACATCTTCGGGATTAAAAAAAGGTAACTACGTTCAAGGTACTGTCCTTCTAGTACTCAGAAAACGCTTAAACGATGATGTAGCATTCCTCGATGAAATTTATCCACTTATTGAAGATGAAGTTCGCGAACAACTTGATAAGATGCTGGCTATTGACGATAAAGATGCCCCTAACTTTGGCGACACCGACTATCAGCTTGCTGCTTATGCTGCTGCCTTGCGGGTACTGACTCAGTATGGCGAAATTGAAGGAATGGACATCAAACACGAACTTTTCCGCGATCGTCAAAAATCAGAAAAGTCTGAATTTGAAAAGGTAATCGACCGCGCCGTAGAAATTGCCTGTAACCACCTCGTTCCCGAAGACTTTTCCGAGTTTTATTGGAAAAGTCTCACTGCCGATGAACGTCTTTATCTTAAAGGTGTGGAACTAGAAAAGCACGGCGAATTTAGGAACGGTGCTTATCAAGAATTAGCCAAAGGGTTTGGAGTACGTGACTATAATTTCCTATATGCCAAAACTAAATCCAACGAAGCTCGGTTTAAAACCGCTTCAGAGTTTAAACGCTCGCACTTAAAGAGCGAGGGCTTCGATCAAAGTCTTGTACGACACTTGTTATTTGCAGTCTTTGAGACAGCAAGCAAGGAAACCGTTCAAGAGGGTTTAAGTTACCTCAAGGTAGAAGTACCTGACTACTGGAATACTCGTAAGCGATCGCTGGAAATCTTGCGCTACTTGAGCCGATTAGAACATATTCCCCATCTTCCTCACTGGCAGAAGGATGCAGAAGCTGCCCGCGTTTTAGCTGGGGCAGTGGAAAACGATCACGGGTGA
- a CDS encoding phospholipase D-like domain-containing anti-phage protein, whose amino-acid sequence MQRYSSRRQGLDLQFINPKLQGAVSYDRIAGFFRSSILEVAGEALEKLEGTIRVVCNSDLSVQDVETAKAAQQAIRRSWCAGEPEKSPQLSHPRFARLFEFLTQGKMQVRVLPDEVFGLIHGKAGVITYTDGSKTSFLGSANESKTAWKLNYELVWEDDSPDTIAWVQEEFNALWNHPHAVPLADFVIQDINRIAHRVVIDRQQWLEEAQPNPASAVVETPMYRQELGLWAHQKFFIKKAFEDHLKGSARYILADQVGLGKTVQLAISGLLMALHGNKPVLVIAPKPLVLQWQGELKDLIGIPSAIWDGRQWIDEQGLEYPSKGAESIRNCPRRIGIISQGLITSGSEIVDFLKAMKFECIIVDEAHRARRKKISDNSPNEPADPNNLMRFLLEVSDRTKSMILATATPVQLHPIEAWDMLNVLGVGSQQVLGNEWSNWRKPAEVIPIVMGEKTIPEDIYEAWSWLRNPLPPASEDRSFRNIRRRLGIKDDDYVAPGDSIKKLTLPDITKVNKVLYDYGRQHNPFIRHIVRRTRAYLETKIDDSIGEPYLKPVRVKLFGESSNESLVLPFYCRQAYQHAEEFCELLGQRVRSAGLYKTLLLRRIGSTMASGQKTIENLLKKNEQETENRSTFWDEEDEELEDNVNNSEFRNLSGAEIELLRQCRQLLEDNQEKDPKYREVKHYLLEKGWLELGCIIFSQYYDSVMWLAMQLSAEDLRDEKIGIYSGEARSGIIEQGLFKRLARDEIKQMVRRGELRLIIGTDAASEGLNLQRLGTLINLDLPWNPTRLEQRKGRIQRIGQIRDEIFILNLRYRDSVEDRVHELLSSRLEEIHGLFGQIPDVLEDVWVNLAVGEEEQAKKLIQNIKPAHPFDERYSQIENIEWESCSNILNEAEKLSVLRKGW is encoded by the coding sequence ATGCAGCGTTATTCGTCACGGCGACAAGGTTTAGATCTCCAGTTTATCAATCCAAAACTCCAAGGGGCAGTGAGCTACGATCGCATTGCTGGTTTTTTTCGCTCCAGTATCCTAGAAGTAGCAGGGGAAGCACTAGAAAAATTAGAAGGCACAATTAGAGTTGTTTGTAATTCAGATCTTTCCGTTCAGGATGTCGAAACCGCCAAGGCTGCCCAACAAGCAATTCGTCGCTCTTGGTGCGCGGGAGAACCTGAAAAATCACCTCAACTATCCCACCCTCGCTTTGCCAGATTATTTGAATTTTTAACTCAGGGCAAAATGCAGGTGCGGGTACTACCCGATGAAGTATTTGGACTGATTCACGGCAAGGCAGGAGTTATAACCTACACAGACGGCAGTAAAACCAGCTTTCTAGGTAGTGCCAACGAAAGCAAAACCGCCTGGAAACTAAATTACGAACTGGTGTGGGAAGATGATAGTCCCGACACGATCGCCTGGGTACAAGAAGAATTTAACGCTTTATGGAATCACCCCCATGCAGTACCCCTAGCAGATTTTGTTATCCAGGATATTAACCGTATCGCTCACCGCGTAGTAATAGATCGCCAGCAATGGCTAGAAGAAGCACAACCAAACCCTGCTTCTGCGGTAGTTGAAACACCGATGTATCGCCAAGAATTAGGCTTATGGGCACATCAAAAGTTCTTTATCAAAAAAGCATTTGAAGACCACCTCAAGGGAAGTGCGCGGTATATTCTTGCCGACCAGGTTGGATTGGGAAAAACTGTACAGCTTGCCATTTCAGGATTGTTAATGGCTCTACACGGCAATAAGCCCGTGCTGGTAATTGCTCCTAAACCCCTGGTGCTACAGTGGCAAGGAGAGCTAAAAGATTTAATCGGTATCCCTTCAGCGATTTGGGATGGTCGGCAATGGATTGATGAACAGGGTCTGGAGTACCCTTCTAAAGGTGCAGAATCCATTAGAAATTGCCCCCGTCGAATCGGAATTATTTCTCAAGGACTCATTACTTCAGGTTCAGAAATAGTTGATTTCCTAAAAGCGATGAAATTCGAGTGCATCATTGTCGATGAGGCGCATCGAGCAAGGCGTAAAAAAATTAGCGACAACAGCCCCAATGAGCCAGCAGACCCTAATAATCTGATGCGGTTTCTATTAGAAGTAAGCGATCGCACTAAAAGCATGATTTTAGCTACTGCTACCCCCGTACAGCTTCATCCCATTGAAGCCTGGGATATGCTCAACGTACTTGGTGTCGGTAGCCAGCAGGTACTGGGTAATGAATGGAGTAACTGGCGCAAACCAGCAGAAGTAATTCCCATAGTGATGGGGGAAAAAACAATTCCCGAAGACATTTATGAGGCGTGGAGTTGGTTAAGAAATCCCCTCCCACCTGCGAGCGAAGACCGCAGCTTTCGCAATATTCGCCGACGTTTAGGAATAAAAGATGATGACTATGTTGCTCCTGGTGATTCTATTAAGAAGCTAACTCTCCCCGACATTACCAAGGTGAATAAAGTGCTTTACGATTATGGGCGACAGCACAATCCTTTTATTCGTCATATTGTCAGAAGAACTCGTGCTTATTTAGAAACCAAAATTGACGACTCTATAGGTGAGCCATACTTAAAGCCCGTTCGTGTCAAACTATTTGGCGAAAGTAGCAATGAATCATTAGTGCTACCGTTTTATTGCCGACAAGCCTATCAACACGCGGAAGAGTTTTGCGAACTTCTAGGTCAAAGAGTCAGATCTGCTGGACTGTACAAAACGCTGCTTCTTAGAAGAATCGGCAGTACGATGGCTTCGGGGCAAAAGACTATCGAGAATCTGCTCAAAAAAAATGAGCAGGAAACGGAGAATCGCTCGACCTTCTGGGATGAAGAAGACGAGGAGTTAGAAGATAACGTCAATAATAGTGAGTTTCGTAACCTCTCTGGCGCAGAAATAGAGCTGTTGCGTCAATGTCGTCAGTTGTTAGAAGATAATCAAGAAAAAGACCCCAAGTACCGAGAGGTCAAGCACTACCTCTTAGAGAAGGGTTGGCTGGAGTTAGGGTGCATCATCTTTTCACAATACTACGATTCCGTGATGTGGCTCGCTATGCAGCTTTCAGCCGAGGACTTACGAGACGAAAAAATAGGGATCTATTCAGGAGAAGCTAGATCGGGAATTATCGAACAAGGTCTCTTTAAACGTCTGGCACGGGATGAGATTAAGCAGATGGTACGTCGAGGTGAATTACGCTTAATTATCGGCACGGACGCTGCCAGCGAAGGGCTAAACCTGCAAAGACTAGGAACGCTGATTAATCTCGACCTTCCCTGGAATCCAACTCGCTTAGAGCAACGTAAAGGACGTATTCAGCGAATCGGTCAAATAAGGGATGAAATATTTATTCTCAATCTTCGTTACCGAGATTCTGTAGAAGATCGGGTTCACGAATTACTCTCATCACGACTAGAGGAAATTCACGGTTTATTCGGTCAAATTCCAGATGTTTTAGAAGATGTCTGGGTTAATCTCGCTGTCGGTGAAGAAGAACAAGCAAAAAAACTAATTCAAAATATAAAGCCAGCACACCCCTTTGATGAACGGTACAGTCAAATCGAGAATATCGAGTGGGAAAGCTGCTCGAATATTTTAAATGAAGCCGAAAAACTTTCGGTACTTCGCAAGGGGTGGTAG